A DNA window from Zingiber officinale cultivar Zhangliang chromosome 3A, Zo_v1.1, whole genome shotgun sequence contains the following coding sequences:
- the LOC122052726 gene encoding TOM1-like protein 4 yields the protein MMATTAAVCAERATSDSLIGPDWAINIELCDIINMDPGQAKDALKILKKRLGSKNPKIQLLALFVLETLSKNCGDNVHQQIVERDILHEMVKIVKKKSDLNVREKILVLIDAWQEAFGGAVGKYPQYHAAYRELRAAGIEFPPHTENTVPLFTPPQNHPISYQPAASGYENATSSFENAASAFETADVGASLQSDFSALSLEEIQNAQGVADVLSDILNALDPKNHEELKQEVIVDLIEQCHSFQKRVMVLVNTTEDEEILCRGLALNDELQRVLQRHNDMLKGSTLSAGVPIASIAPIVNMNHEDDEVEDDFSQLSLRTSRESAIGQSKNSSSAGNATTLKPPPQPSKPVREEANSIDYLNDDVAPPNPPLPPSLSHSMLASDTARVLEPHGLTSHAEPISATKSSAETLPKSHQENQTTGLLPPPPSKYGQRQQFFEQQKNVLSGVGTVRDGSVSQNNYSSDQGNTSLSPLHQQHLGGLDSSPSAKQTDPEDALFKDLVDFAKSKSSSSLKPPNSRRTR from the exons ATGATGGCTACTACGGCGGCGGTGTGTGCGGAACGGGCTACGAGCGATTCACTGATCGGTCCGGACTGGGCGATCAACATCGAGTTGTGCGACATTATTAACATGGATCCTGG ACAAGCCAAGGATGCACTGAAAATACTAAAGAAGCGCCTTGGAAGTAAGAATCCAAAAATTCAACTTTTGGCACTATTT GTGCTAGAAACTCTGAGTAAAAATTGTGGGGATAACGTTCACCAACAAATTGTTGAGCGAGATATTTTACATGAAATGGTCAAAATAGTGAAGAAAAAA TCAGATTTAAATGTAAGAGAAAAGATACTAGTCCTAATTGATGCATGGCAAGAGGCTTTTGGAGGAGCAGTAGGAAAATATCCCCAATATCATGCTGCATACAGAGAACTTAGA GCTGCTGGAATTGAGTTCCCACCCCATACTGAGAACACTGTGCCATTATTTACCCCACCACAAAATCATCCTATCTCATATCAGCCTGCTGCATCAGGATATGAAAATGCTACGTCATCATTTGAAAATGCTGCATCAGCATTTGAGACTGCTGATGTAGGAGCTTCACTTCAGTCTGATTTTTCTGCTCTCAG CTTGGAGGAAATTCAGAATGCTCAAGGAGTAGCAGATGTGTTATCTGACATACTCAATGCATTAGATCCAAAGAACCATGAG GAGTTAAAGCAAGAAGTTATAGTCGACCTCATTGAGCAATGCCATTCTTTTCAGAAGCGTGTAATGGTTCTTGTGAATACTACAGA AGATGAAGAGATTCTTTGTCGGGGTCTGGCACTGAATGATGAACTTCAGCGTGTGCTTCAAAGACATAATGATATGTTGAAGGGATCTACTCTTAGTGCTGGAGTGCCAATTGCTTCGATTGCACCTATTGTCAATATGAACCATGAGGATGATGAGGTTGAGGATGATTTCTCTCAGCTATCTCTCAG GACTTCTAGGGAGAGTGCAATAGGGCAGAGCAAGAATTCTTCTAGTGCTGGAAACGCAACTACCCTAAAACCTCCTCCCCAACCCTCAAAGCCAGTCAGGGAAGAGGCAAACTCAATTGACTATCTTAACGATGATGTTGCTCCTCCTAACCCACCATTGCCACCTTCCCTATCTCATTCCATGCTAGCTTCTGATACAGCCAGAGTGTTAGAGCCACATGGTCTAACCAGTCATGCCGAGCCCATTTCAGCAACGAAATCCAGTGCAGAGACACTTCCAAAATCTCATCAGGAGAATCAGACTACTGGCTTACTACCACCTCCCCCTTCAAAATATGGCCAAAGGCAGCAGTTCTTTGAGCAACAAAAGAATGTTTTATCAGGTGTGGGCACAGTTCGTGATGGATCTGTTTCTCAAAATAACTACTCTTCTGATCAGGGAAATACCAGCCTTAGTCCACTTCATCAACAACATTTGGGAGGACTGGACTCGTCACCATCAGCAAAACAAACCGATCCTGAGGATGCACTCTTCAAAGACTTGGTTGATTTTGCCAAGTCTAAATCTTCTTCATCATTAAAGCCACCCAATAGCCGCAGAACTCGCTGA